One genomic region from Curtobacterium sp. 9128 encodes:
- a CDS encoding amino acid ABC transporter ATP-binding protein — protein sequence MSATISIRGAVKAFGDNRVVDGIDLDLAAGSVTAILGPSGSGKSTLLRAINHLEPPDRGVVTIGDETIGVRLVPGSGRYKELPERAILRQRARIGFVFQHFNLFPHLTALENVIEGLVASGVRVASARVRGIALLEQVGLGDRADARPRQLSGGQQQRVAIARALALEPEVLLLDEPTSALDPELVGEVLGVIRSLAASGTTLVIVTHEVAFAREVADHVVFLDHGRIVEQGPPSQVIDAPRHDRTRAFLSRLR from the coding sequence GTGAGCGCGACGATCAGCATCCGCGGGGCCGTCAAGGCCTTCGGCGACAACCGGGTCGTCGACGGGATCGACCTCGACCTGGCGGCCGGGAGCGTGACCGCCATCCTCGGGCCGTCCGGGTCGGGCAAGTCCACACTGCTCCGCGCGATCAACCACCTCGAGCCGCCGGACCGCGGCGTCGTCACGATCGGCGACGAGACGATCGGCGTGCGGCTGGTGCCGGGGAGCGGTCGCTACAAGGAGCTGCCGGAGCGAGCGATCCTCCGGCAGCGCGCCCGGATCGGGTTCGTGTTCCAGCACTTCAACCTGTTCCCGCACCTGACCGCGCTCGAGAACGTCATCGAGGGGCTCGTCGCCTCCGGCGTCCGTGTCGCTTCCGCCCGGGTCCGCGGCATCGCCCTGCTCGAGCAGGTCGGACTGGGCGACCGCGCAGACGCCCGTCCGAGGCAGCTCTCGGGCGGCCAGCAGCAGCGCGTCGCGATCGCCCGCGCGCTGGCCCTCGAACCAGAGGTGCTGCTGCTCGACGAGCCCACCTCGGCGCTCGACCCGGAGCTCGTCGGCGAGGTGCTCGGCGTCATCCGGTCCCTCGCCGCGTCCGGCACGACCCTCGTGATCGTCACCCACGAGGTCGCCTTCGCCCGCGAGGTCGCCGACCACGTCGTGTTCCTTGACCACGGCCGGATCGTCGAGCAGGGTCCGCCGTCGCAGGTCATCGACGCGCCCCGCCACGACCGGACCCGCGCGTTCCTCAGCCGCCTGCGCTGA
- a CDS encoding acetylxylan esterase, protein MYTDMTGPELLAYRGSVVEPDDFDHFWTTTLADARQHPIDVAVDRVATGLTTLDTYDVTFAGWAGQRIHAWLTVPAGTSPDAPLPAVVEYIGYGGGRGLPTEQLLWASAGYAHLLMDTRGQGSGWSAGDTPDPDGSGPAVSGVMTRGIESPETYYYRRLTTDAVRAVDAARAIDLVDPARVAVLGVSQGGGMAIAVSGLVEGLAGVFPRVPFLCDFPRGTTITDAYPYREIAQYLTVHRTKRDRVFGTLAYFDGVLHAARATAPAWYSTALMDPTCPPSTVYAAYNAHGGPKEMTVWEFNGHEGGGAHEDVATLPRLRSVLS, encoded by the coding sequence GTGTACACGGACATGACCGGGCCCGAGCTCCTCGCCTACCGCGGGAGCGTCGTCGAGCCCGATGACTTCGACCACTTCTGGACCACCACCCTCGCCGACGCCCGGCAGCACCCCATCGACGTCGCCGTCGACCGGGTCGCGACGGGCCTCACGACGCTCGACACCTACGACGTGACCTTCGCCGGCTGGGCCGGGCAGCGGATCCACGCGTGGTTGACCGTCCCAGCGGGAACCAGCCCGGACGCGCCGCTCCCCGCGGTGGTGGAGTACATCGGCTACGGCGGTGGCCGGGGCCTCCCGACCGAGCAGCTGCTGTGGGCGTCTGCCGGGTACGCGCACCTGCTCATGGACACCCGCGGGCAGGGGTCCGGCTGGTCGGCCGGGGACACCCCGGATCCGGACGGCTCCGGCCCGGCGGTCTCCGGGGTCATGACGCGCGGGATCGAGTCGCCGGAGACCTACTACTACCGCCGGCTCACGACCGACGCCGTCCGTGCCGTCGACGCCGCGCGGGCGATCGACCTCGTCGACCCCGCCCGCGTCGCCGTGCTCGGCGTCAGTCAGGGCGGCGGCATGGCGATCGCGGTGTCCGGGCTCGTCGAGGGACTCGCCGGCGTGTTCCCCCGCGTGCCGTTCCTCTGCGACTTCCCGCGGGGCACGACGATCACCGACGCGTACCCCTACCGCGAGATCGCGCAGTACCTCACGGTGCACCGGACCAAGCGCGACCGGGTCTTCGGCACGCTGGCGTACTTCGACGGGGTCCTGCACGCCGCCCGCGCGACGGCTCCGGCCTGGTACTCGACCGCGCTGATGGACCCGACGTGCCCGCCGTCGACCGTCTACGCCGCGTACAACGCGCACGGGGGCCCGAAGGAGATGACGGTGTGGGAGTTCAACGGCCACGAGGGCGGCGGCGCGCACGAGGACGTCGCGACGCTCCCGCGGCTGCGGTCCGTCCTCAGCTGA
- a CDS encoding transporter substrate-binding domain-containing protein — protein MPITTLSRWRSTGALVIAAGVVVALAGCAAGANAGTGSGSGSSADGKVTIGAASNGAAKETTLTVAEDTKLHDALPSDVKKSGELVIGIGALPSGFPPLAYTGDDQKTLTGAEPDLGRLVAAKLGLDAQVKNSTWDNLFVGIDSGSVDVGFSNVTDTEQRKEKYDFASYREDNLAFQVLKSSDWTFDGDPSVLAGKTVAVGSGTNQEKILLEWKDQLEAAGKTLTVKYYPDTNSTKLALDSGKIDASFGPNPSIAYQNTQSAGSANPTTTAGTYSGAGGSLQGLIAATTKKDNGLVEPVQKAINELIDDGTYAKWLQAYNLSNEAVQQSEINPPGLPLDNS, from the coding sequence ATGCCCATCACCACCCTGTCCCGCTGGCGCAGCACCGGCGCCCTCGTCATCGCCGCCGGCGTCGTCGTCGCCCTGGCCGGCTGCGCCGCGGGAGCGAACGCCGGCACCGGCTCCGGCTCCGGCTCCTCCGCCGACGGCAAGGTCACCATCGGTGCCGCCTCGAACGGCGCAGCGAAGGAGACGACGCTCACCGTCGCCGAGGACACGAAGCTCCACGACGCGCTGCCGTCCGACGTCAAGAAGTCGGGCGAGCTCGTCATCGGCATCGGCGCACTGCCCTCCGGGTTCCCGCCGCTGGCCTACACCGGCGACGACCAGAAGACGCTGACGGGTGCCGAACCCGACCTCGGTCGGCTCGTCGCGGCGAAGCTCGGGCTCGACGCGCAGGTGAAGAACTCGACATGGGACAACCTGTTCGTCGGCATCGACAGCGGGTCGGTCGACGTCGGGTTCTCGAACGTGACGGACACCGAGCAGCGCAAGGAGAAGTACGACTTCGCCTCGTACCGCGAGGACAACCTGGCCTTCCAGGTCCTGAAGTCGAGCGACTGGACGTTCGACGGCGACCCCTCGGTGCTCGCGGGCAAGACCGTCGCCGTCGGGTCCGGGACGAACCAGGAGAAGATCCTGCTCGAGTGGAAGGACCAGCTCGAGGCCGCCGGCAAGACCCTGACGGTCAAGTACTACCCGGACACGAACTCGACGAAGCTCGCGCTCGACTCCGGCAAGATCGACGCGTCCTTCGGCCCGAACCCGAGCATCGCGTACCAGAACACGCAGAGCGCGGGCAGCGCGAACCCGACCACGACCGCGGGGACGTACTCCGGTGCGGGTGGGTCGCTGCAGGGGCTCATCGCCGCGACGACGAAGAAGGACAACGGACTCGTGGAGCCGGTCCAGAAGGCGATCAACGAGCTCATCGACGACGGCACGTACGCCAAGTGGCTGCAGGCGTACAACCTGTCGAACGAGGCCGTGCAGCAGTCCGAGATCAACCCGCCGGGGCTGCCGCTCGACAACAGCTGA
- a CDS encoding ABC transporter ATP-binding protein, giving the protein MSLLTIRDLSVDHGHGASRRTTLHGISLDVGRGERVAIVGESGSGKSTTAQAVLRLLPAAATLTGGSVRLAGAGAGSGDLDLVTATDAEVRGVRGLRVGFVPQDPTVSLNPVTRVGAQVAEVLAIHGIATGAEAAARAVEELRRAGIGRPELRARQYPHELSGGMRQRVLIAIALIGDPELLVADEPTSALDVTVQRTILDHLDRLVAERGTSVLFITHDLGVAADRSDRIVVLSEGRIVEQGTPDEVLGSPREPYTRALIAAAPSLDDLTVTARAEPSLPTGVAGPVDHLVVATGLRKTFGHVPAVDGVDVSVPRGRTLALVGESGSGKSTTARLILGLERRDEGTVLFDGEPVGRRGAALRAFRRRAQIVQQNPYAALHPRLSVESVVADPLAAFGVGSRRTRAARARELVDLVALPASVLRRRADELSGGQRQRVAIARALALDPSFVVLDEPVSALDVSVQAQVLDLLAELQEQLGVSYLFISHDLAVVRRIAHEVSVLRGGRVVEHGDVAQVLHDPQHDYTRALLDAIPGRSRRAAPDLGVTDVAGVTDVVTPEGAR; this is encoded by the coding sequence ATGAGCCTCCTCACCATCAGGGACCTGTCCGTCGACCACGGACACGGCGCGTCCCGGCGCACGACGCTCCACGGGATCTCCCTCGACGTCGGACGCGGAGAGCGCGTCGCGATCGTCGGCGAGTCCGGTTCGGGCAAGTCGACGACGGCCCAGGCCGTCCTCCGGCTCCTGCCCGCCGCGGCGACGCTGACGGGAGGCTCGGTGCGGCTCGCCGGGGCCGGCGCCGGTTCCGGAGACCTGGACCTGGTGACGGCGACCGACGCCGAGGTGCGTGGCGTCCGCGGGCTGCGCGTCGGCTTCGTGCCGCAGGACCCGACCGTGTCGCTCAACCCGGTCACCCGGGTCGGCGCCCAGGTCGCGGAGGTCCTCGCCATCCACGGCATCGCCACCGGGGCCGAGGCTGCTGCGCGCGCGGTCGAGGAGCTGCGCCGTGCGGGGATCGGCCGCCCGGAACTCCGTGCACGGCAGTACCCGCACGAGCTCTCCGGCGGGATGCGCCAGCGGGTGCTCATCGCGATCGCCCTGATCGGCGACCCGGAGCTCCTCGTCGCGGACGAACCGACGAGCGCCCTCGACGTCACCGTGCAGCGGACGATCCTCGACCACCTGGACCGGCTCGTCGCCGAGCGGGGGACCAGCGTCCTCTTCATCACCCACGACCTCGGGGTGGCCGCGGACCGGTCGGACCGGATCGTCGTGCTGTCCGAAGGACGGATCGTCGAGCAGGGAACGCCAGACGAGGTGCTCGGCTCCCCACGCGAGCCGTACACCCGAGCCCTGATCGCCGCTGCGCCGAGTCTCGACGACCTGACCGTGACCGCCCGGGCCGAGCCGAGCCTCCCGACCGGCGTTGCCGGACCCGTCGACCACCTGGTGGTCGCGACGGGGCTGCGGAAGACCTTCGGGCACGTCCCCGCCGTCGACGGCGTCGACGTGTCCGTGCCTCGCGGGCGCACGCTCGCGCTGGTGGGGGAGTCCGGCTCGGGGAAGTCGACGACCGCGCGACTGATCCTCGGCCTGGAACGACGCGACGAGGGCACCGTGCTGTTCGACGGCGAGCCCGTCGGGCGACGAGGTGCCGCGCTCCGTGCGTTCCGGCGCCGGGCGCAGATCGTCCAGCAGAACCCGTACGCGGCGCTGCACCCGCGGCTGTCCGTGGAGTCCGTCGTCGCCGATCCGCTCGCCGCGTTCGGCGTCGGCTCCCGACGGACCCGCGCCGCACGTGCGCGGGAGCTCGTCGACCTCGTCGCCCTCCCCGCCTCGGTGCTCAGGCGACGTGCGGACGAACTCTCCGGCGGGCAGCGGCAGCGCGTGGCGATCGCCCGTGCGCTGGCGCTCGACCCGTCGTTCGTCGTCCTCGACGAGCCGGTCTCGGCACTCGACGTGTCGGTCCAGGCCCAGGTCCTCGACCTGCTCGCCGAGCTGCAGGAACAGCTCGGCGTCTCCTACCTGTTCATCTCGCACGACCTGGCCGTCGTCCGTCGCATCGCACACGAGGTGTCCGTCCTCCGTGGCGGCCGCGTGGTCGAGCACGGCGACGTCGCCCAGGTCCTGCACGACCCGCAGCACGACTACACGCGTGCGCTGCTCGACGCGATCCCCGGTCGGTCCCGGCGCGCGGCACCCGATCTCGGCGTCACCGACGTCGCCGGCGTCACCGACGTCGTCACCCCCGAAGGAGCACGATGA
- a CDS encoding GNAT family N-acetyltransferase, producing the protein MTDTAHATEHRHGALAFRTVRPDDPAAAPMLADLEREYDARYGDHFGEPASTEINRYPVEHFTAPLGTFVLLYEDDRLVAGGAFKPYDDDTIELKRIWTAPEARGRGLAGVVVEELEAEAGRRGFGRVYLTTGPRQPEAVRLYTRLGYTPLYDVTKSSEEVGIHPFEKTIRTDGAEPTRASSPTDRPVIPLRHPLRWIAAAVVLVLLANLVETLFTNPSWEWPRVGKWLFSPAILTGLQLTLVATALSAVISFAGGIVVAIARLSRNPVLSSLAWGYVWLFRSVPLILVLVFLYNLGNLYPTIGIGVPFGPHVEVPTANVLGDLAIGVIGLSLSEIAYASEIVRAGVLAVDHGQHEAAQALGLPRHRQFLRIVLPQAMRSIVPAFVNQIVGLLKASSLLFYVSLLDLFGVVQNLSSTYPTDIIPLLVVATLWYLALTSAVSVVQYHVERWTSRGSVRTLPPTPLQRVRAAWRRIRTGGSAPVRSSAPAGRLVTSDNNDGRVIS; encoded by the coding sequence ATGACCGACACGGCACACGCGACGGAGCACCGGCACGGCGCCCTCGCGTTCCGCACCGTCCGCCCCGACGACCCGGCAGCGGCACCGATGCTCGCGGACCTCGAGCGCGAGTACGACGCCCGCTACGGCGACCACTTCGGCGAGCCGGCCTCCACCGAGATCAACCGGTACCCCGTCGAGCACTTCACCGCGCCGCTCGGCACGTTCGTGCTCCTGTACGAGGACGACCGCCTGGTGGCCGGCGGCGCGTTCAAGCCGTACGACGACGACACGATCGAGCTGAAGCGGATCTGGACGGCCCCCGAGGCGCGCGGCCGTGGCCTCGCGGGGGTCGTCGTCGAGGAACTCGAGGCCGAGGCCGGACGACGTGGCTTCGGGCGCGTGTACCTGACGACCGGGCCGCGTCAACCCGAAGCGGTCCGGCTGTACACCCGGCTCGGCTACACCCCGCTGTACGACGTGACCAAGTCGTCGGAGGAGGTCGGGATCCACCCGTTCGAGAAGACCATCAGGACCGACGGGGCGGAGCCGACCCGAGCCTCCAGTCCGACCGACCGCCCCGTCATCCCGCTCCGCCACCCGCTGCGGTGGATCGCTGCGGCGGTCGTGCTCGTGCTGCTCGCGAACCTCGTCGAGACGCTCTTCACGAACCCGTCCTGGGAGTGGCCGCGGGTCGGGAAGTGGCTGTTCAGCCCGGCGATCCTGACCGGCCTGCAGCTCACGCTCGTCGCGACGGCGCTCAGCGCCGTGATCAGCTTCGCCGGTGGCATCGTCGTCGCGATCGCCCGCCTGTCGCGCAACCCGGTGCTGTCGAGCCTGGCGTGGGGGTACGTCTGGCTGTTCCGGTCCGTGCCGCTGATCCTGGTGCTCGTCTTCCTCTACAACCTCGGCAACCTGTACCCGACGATCGGGATCGGCGTGCCGTTCGGCCCGCACGTCGAGGTGCCGACCGCGAACGTGCTCGGTGACCTGGCGATCGGCGTGATCGGGCTGAGCCTCAGCGAGATCGCCTACGCGTCGGAGATCGTCCGCGCCGGGGTCCTCGCCGTGGACCACGGGCAGCACGAGGCCGCACAGGCTCTCGGGCTCCCCCGGCACCGGCAGTTCCTCCGCATCGTGCTGCCGCAGGCGATGCGCTCGATCGTGCCGGCGTTCGTGAACCAGATCGTCGGGCTGCTCAAGGCGAGCTCGCTGCTGTTCTACGTGTCACTCCTGGACCTGTTCGGGGTCGTCCAGAACCTGTCGAGCACCTACCCGACGGACATCATCCCGCTGCTCGTCGTCGCGACGCTCTGGTACCTCGCGCTGACCAGTGCCGTCTCCGTCGTCCAGTACCACGTCGAGCGGTGGACGTCTCGCGGCTCGGTGCGCACGCTGCCGCCGACGCCGCTCCAGCGGGTCCGCGCCGCCTGGCGGCGGATCCGGACAGGAGGCTCGGCTCCGGTCCGGTCGTCGGCGCCCGCTGGCCGTCTGGTCACCTCGGACAACAACGACGGAAGGGTCATCTCGTGA
- a CDS encoding metal-sensitive transcriptional regulator: MTEHHHGYISSKDAYLKRLRRIEGQARGLQRMVEDEQYCIDILTQVSAMTKALQSVALGLVEDHLSHCVADAMADGGDPEAKIKEASEAIARLVRS; encoded by the coding sequence ATGACCGAGCACCACCACGGTTACATCTCGTCCAAGGACGCGTACCTGAAGCGTCTCCGGCGCATCGAGGGACAGGCTCGCGGGCTGCAGCGCATGGTCGAGGACGAGCAGTACTGCATCGACATCCTCACCCAGGTGTCCGCGATGACGAAGGCCCTGCAGTCGGTCGCACTGGGCCTCGTCGAGGACCACCTCAGTCACTGCGTCGCCGATGCGATGGCTGACGGCGGCGACCCCGAGGCGAAGATCAAGGAAGCGTCCGAGGCGATCGCACGACTCGTCCGCTCCTAG
- a CDS encoding ABC transporter permease → MTETTQLAIGGRTAVLSDRVPGRGTTLRVLVARPTLTVALVWLALVVIAAFLPGALTSHDALAADPAAKLTAPGAAHWFGTDQLGRDLYARVVHGTALTLQAAVLAIVIGLVGGSLVGLVAGFVGGVVDAVLMRIADVLLAIPSLLLSLTIVTVLGFGTANVAVAVGVASIATIARIMRSEVVRVRTAQYVEAAAAGGNRWWRVLAVHVLPNAAGPVLVLAALEFGTAILAVSSLSFLGYGAQPPAPEWGSLVATGRDFIATSWWLTTIPGLVIAVTVLAGNRVARALDTERRAVR, encoded by the coding sequence ATGACCGAGACCACACAGCTCGCGATCGGCGGCCGGACGGCCGTCCTCAGCGACCGGGTCCCCGGTCGCGGGACGACGCTCCGTGTGCTCGTCGCCCGCCCCACGCTGACCGTCGCGCTCGTCTGGCTGGCGCTCGTCGTCATCGCCGCGTTCCTCCCAGGAGCGCTCACCTCCCACGACGCCCTCGCCGCCGACCCCGCGGCGAAGCTCACCGCACCAGGTGCCGCGCACTGGTTCGGCACCGACCAGCTCGGCCGTGACCTGTACGCACGCGTCGTGCACGGCACTGCGCTCACGCTGCAGGCGGCGGTGCTCGCGATCGTCATCGGTCTCGTCGGCGGGTCGCTCGTCGGCCTCGTCGCCGGGTTCGTCGGCGGGGTGGTCGACGCCGTGCTCATGCGGATCGCGGACGTCCTGCTCGCGATCCCGAGCCTGTTGCTCTCGCTCACCATCGTGACGGTGCTCGGATTCGGCACCGCGAACGTCGCGGTGGCCGTCGGCGTCGCGAGCATCGCCACGATCGCCCGCATCATGCGCTCCGAGGTGGTCAGGGTCCGCACAGCGCAGTACGTCGAAGCCGCGGCCGCCGGAGGCAACCGCTGGTGGCGGGTGCTCGCCGTGCACGTGCTGCCGAACGCTGCCGGGCCGGTGCTCGTCCTCGCCGCGCTGGAGTTCGGGACCGCGATCCTCGCCGTCTCGAGCCTGAGCTTCCTCGGCTACGGCGCACAGCCGCCGGCACCGGAGTGGGGCTCGCTCGTCGCCACCGGTCGCGACTTCATCGCGACGTCGTGGTGGCTCACCACGATCCCCGGTCTCGTCATCGCGGTGACGGTCCTCGCCGGCAACCGCGTGGCCCGTGCCCTCGACACCGAACGGCGGGCCGTCCGATGA
- a CDS encoding LLM class flavin-dependent oxidoreductase has translation MTTPLAVLDLVPVSAGSTPAEALRNTVDLAQRAERAGYARYWLAEHHLNPGVAGSAPNVVIGAIAAATSTIRVGSAATLVGNQRALQIAETFGTLTGLYGPRFDLGLGRSGAPAPGTPKPPSLAPRSDEVVDGLLVPAPFDFRIAPNSRFALQGTLLGRVPGDVDAFEGEVSLLRAFLAGTYEPGGADGGSVVDATPAAGADVELWVHGSTGGESARIAGALGLPYGANYHTSPGTVLASVEAYRSAFRPGVLPAPHVVVSADVVVADTDAEAARLGSGYAAWVHSIRSGVGAIAYPSPADGAVLDAEVASSVGDRLATRFVGAPPEVVSRLETLRRVTGADELLVTTITHEHADRVRSYELLAEAWAAHESAPEAVAAR, from the coding sequence GTGACCACACCACTCGCCGTCCTCGACCTCGTCCCGGTCAGCGCGGGTTCGACCCCCGCCGAGGCGCTCCGCAACACCGTCGACCTCGCCCAGCGCGCTGAACGTGCCGGGTACGCCAGGTACTGGCTCGCGGAGCACCACCTCAACCCCGGGGTCGCCGGCAGCGCGCCGAACGTCGTGATCGGGGCGATCGCCGCGGCGACGTCCACGATCCGCGTCGGCAGCGCCGCCACCCTCGTCGGGAACCAGCGCGCGTTGCAGATCGCCGAGACGTTCGGCACGCTCACGGGGCTGTACGGCCCGCGCTTCGACCTCGGGCTCGGCCGGTCGGGTGCTCCGGCACCAGGGACCCCGAAGCCGCCGTCGCTCGCCCCGCGGTCCGACGAGGTCGTGGACGGGCTGCTCGTCCCCGCGCCGTTCGACTTCCGGATCGCGCCGAACAGCCGGTTCGCCCTCCAGGGGACGTTGCTCGGGCGGGTCCCCGGCGACGTCGACGCGTTCGAGGGTGAGGTGTCGCTCCTCAGGGCCTTCCTCGCGGGCACGTACGAGCCCGGCGGCGCGGACGGCGGGTCGGTCGTCGACGCCACGCCCGCTGCCGGCGCCGATGTCGAGCTCTGGGTGCACGGGTCGACCGGCGGGGAGAGCGCGCGGATCGCCGGCGCGCTCGGGTTGCCCTACGGCGCGAACTACCACACGTCGCCGGGCACGGTCCTGGCGTCGGTGGAGGCCTACCGTTCGGCGTTCCGGCCTGGGGTCCTGCCGGCGCCGCACGTCGTCGTGTCGGCTGATGTCGTCGTCGCGGACACCGACGCCGAGGCCGCGCGCCTCGGCTCGGGCTACGCGGCGTGGGTGCACTCGATCCGCTCGGGCGTGGGAGCGATCGCGTACCCGTCGCCGGCCGACGGGGCGGTGCTCGACGCCGAGGTCGCCTCCTCGGTCGGTGACCGGCTGGCGACCCGGTTCGTCGGCGCGCCGCCGGAGGTTGTCTCGCGGCTCGAGACGCTCCGCCGGGTGACGGGAGCGGACGAGCTGCTCGTCACGACGATCACGCACGAGCACGCCGACCGCGTGCGCTCGTACGAGCTCCTCGCCGAGGCGTGGGCAGCGCACGAGTCCGCCCCCGAGGCGGTCGCCGCGCGCTGA
- a CDS encoding ABC transporter substrate-binding protein — protein MTTARTPYRLVAAIAAGTAAALVMAGCSSGSTASSSSSSKPVDGGDLTYAIANDPISLNPSGTGAGNDTLAITRQLVDSLLWQDPSDGSLKPWLATKYTANDDATRFTFDLRSGVTFSDGTRFDATAVKDTFDDIAAAGAASTAASSFSGYSGTKVVDDDTVEVDFDQPNAAFPNATSSVALGIVSPGTTKVPFDDRSTGSEVVGTGPFTLSSYTKNTSTVLTKRKGYDWGPAARTNAGAAHLSKVTFQVVPEASVRSGSLQSGQLDAISSVQPSDTDSLKTQFDLVTRANPGQVFGLTFNQERPLVADVAVRKAIAQAVDPKTVRDTSLNSLFKVATSVLGSTTPGYTDTSSSLRYDPSAASAALTDAGWVEGSDGIRAKDGRKLQLKLIWITNFGPNQTSLELIQQELEKVGVGLTLESGTVPQYLANLGSGDWDLAWDNNSRADGDVLRSKFSSSGAQSIGASDATLDALFQKELSQSSPTDRDATFAEIQERIASQADFVPVHELTSIIATAKDVHGIAYGADTRLDQLTGAWKDAS, from the coding sequence ATGACCACCGCACGAACCCCGTACCGACTGGTGGCCGCGATCGCGGCCGGCACCGCGGCGGCCCTCGTCATGGCCGGCTGCTCGTCGGGCAGCACGGCGTCGTCCTCGTCGTCCTCGAAGCCGGTGGACGGCGGCGACCTGACCTACGCGATCGCGAACGACCCGATCTCGCTGAACCCGTCCGGCACCGGCGCCGGGAACGACACGCTCGCGATCACCCGGCAGCTCGTCGACTCGCTGCTCTGGCAGGACCCGTCGGACGGGTCGCTCAAGCCGTGGCTCGCGACGAAGTACACCGCGAACGACGACGCCACGCGCTTCACGTTCGACCTGCGCTCCGGCGTCACGTTCTCGGACGGCACCCGGTTCGACGCGACCGCCGTCAAGGACACCTTCGACGACATCGCCGCAGCAGGGGCCGCGAGCACCGCCGCGTCGTCCTTCTCCGGTTACAGCGGGACGAAGGTCGTCGACGACGACACCGTCGAGGTCGACTTCGACCAGCCGAACGCCGCCTTCCCGAACGCCACGTCCTCGGTCGCACTCGGGATCGTCTCGCCCGGCACGACGAAGGTGCCGTTCGACGACCGGTCGACCGGGTCCGAGGTCGTCGGGACCGGGCCGTTCACGCTCAGCTCGTACACGAAGAACACGTCGACCGTCCTCACCAAGCGCAAGGGGTACGACTGGGGGCCGGCCGCACGGACGAACGCCGGAGCGGCACACCTGTCGAAGGTGACGTTCCAGGTCGTCCCCGAGGCGAGCGTCCGCTCGGGCAGCCTGCAGTCCGGTCAGCTGGACGCCATCAGCAGTGTGCAGCCGAGCGACACGGACTCCCTGAAGACCCAGTTCGACCTGGTCACGCGGGCGAACCCCGGGCAGGTGTTCGGGCTGACCTTCAACCAGGAGCGGCCGCTCGTCGCCGACGTCGCCGTCCGCAAGGCGATCGCGCAGGCGGTCGACCCGAAGACCGTCAGGGACACCTCGCTCAACTCCCTCTTCAAGGTCGCGACGTCCGTGCTCGGTTCGACGACGCCCGGGTACACCGACACGTCCTCGTCGCTCCGGTACGACCCGTCGGCGGCATCGGCCGCGCTGACCGACGCCGGCTGGGTGGAGGGCTCCGACGGCATCCGCGCGAAGGACGGCCGGAAGCTGCAGCTCAAGCTGATCTGGATCACGAACTTCGGTCCGAACCAGACGTCCCTGGAGCTCATCCAGCAGGAGCTCGAGAAGGTCGGCGTCGGGCTCACGCTCGAGAGCGGCACCGTCCCGCAGTACCTCGCGAACCTCGGCAGCGGTGACTGGGACCTCGCGTGGGACAACAACTCGCGCGCGGACGGCGACGTCCTCCGCTCGAAGTTCTCGAGCAGTGGCGCCCAGTCGATCGGAGCTTCAGACGCCACGCTCGATGCCCTCTTCCAGAAGGAGCTCTCACAGTCCTCACCCACCGACCGCGACGCGACCTTCGCCGAGATCCAGGAGCGCATCGCGTCCCAGGCCGACTTCGTCCCCGTCCACGAGCTGACGAGCATCATCGCCACCGCGAAGGACGTGCACGGCATCGCGTACGGGGCGGACACCCGGCTCGACCAGCTCACCGGCGCCTGGAAGGACGCATCGTGA
- a CDS encoding DUF4287 domain-containing protein, which translates to MSAHRVTAPEPPADGSKPKGPASYFPSIEKTYGRPVQEWLDLVADRLDTDRHMEVVAWLKSEHGLGHGHANALVGYVKNALS; encoded by the coding sequence ATGAGCGCCCATCGCGTCACCGCACCAGAGCCCCCGGCCGACGGCAGCAAGCCCAAGGGGCCGGCGTCGTACTTCCCGAGCATCGAGAAGACCTACGGCCGCCCCGTGCAGGAGTGGCTCGACCTCGTCGCCGACCGGCTCGACACCGACCGGCACATGGAGGTCGTCGCGTGGTTGAAGTCCGAGCACGGACTCGGGCACGGCCACGCGAACGCGCTCGTGGGGTACGTGAAGAACGCCCTCAGCTGA